Proteins encoded in a region of the Streptomyces sp. NBC_00513 genome:
- a CDS encoding 1-acyl-sn-glycerol-3-phosphate acyltransferase, protein MSRRRIGFWYRLAAVIAKPPLVVLFKRDWRGMEHIPADGGFITAVNHNSYLDPLSYAHFQYNTGRVPRLLAKAGLFKVPFVGMILRGSGQIPVYRETTNALDAFRAAVAAIESGECVAFYPEGTLTRDPDMWPMAGKTGAARVALITKAPVIPVAQWGANLAMPPYAKTDKLRLFPRKTLQVLAGPPVDLSAFHGLEPTPDVLKEVTEVIMAAITELLEELRGESAPAQPYDHRQARAQQRRNAAGEGKK, encoded by the coding sequence GTGTCCCGCCGCAGAATCGGCTTCTGGTACCGCCTGGCGGCGGTCATCGCGAAACCGCCGCTGGTAGTGCTCTTCAAGCGGGACTGGCGGGGAATGGAGCACATTCCGGCCGACGGGGGATTTATCACCGCCGTCAATCACAACTCGTATCTGGACCCGCTCTCGTACGCGCACTTCCAGTACAACACCGGCCGGGTGCCCCGATTGCTCGCGAAGGCCGGCCTCTTCAAGGTGCCTTTCGTCGGCATGATCCTCCGTGGTTCCGGTCAGATCCCCGTGTACCGGGAGACCACCAACGCCCTCGACGCATTCAGGGCGGCCGTGGCGGCGATCGAGAGCGGTGAATGCGTTGCCTTTTACCCGGAAGGCACCCTCACCCGCGATCCCGACATGTGGCCGATGGCCGGCAAGACCGGCGCCGCCCGCGTCGCACTGATCACCAAGGCCCCGGTCATTCCGGTGGCCCAATGGGGCGCGAATCTCGCGATGCCGCCCTACGCGAAGACCGACAAGCTCCGGCTGTTCCCGCGCAAGACCCTCCAGGTGCTCGCCGGACCGCCCGTCGACCTCTCCGCCTTCCACGGCCTGGAACCCACCCCGGACGTGCTCAAGGAGGTCACCGAGGTCATCATGGCGGCCATCACCGAGCTGCTGGAGGAGTTGCGGGGCGAAAGCGCGCCCGCGCAGCCGTACGACCATCGCCAAGCCAGGGCGCAGCAGCGGCGGAACGCCGCGGGGGAGGGCAAGAAGTGA
- a CDS encoding NAD(P)H-dependent glycerol-3-phosphate dehydrogenase, giving the protein MTGPVKATVFGTGSWGTAFAVVLADAGCEVTMWGRRQELVDAVNTDRTNPDYFPGVELPANIRATTDPAEAARGADFTVLAVPSQTLRGNLAEWAPLLAPDTVLVSLMKGIELGTAKRMSEVIEEVAKVPAERVAVVTGPNLAREIVARQPAASVVACVDDAVARRLQAACHTPYFRPYTSTDVIGCELGGAVKNVIGLAVGIADGMGLGDNTKGSLITRGLAEATRLGLAMGADPLTFSGLAGLGDLVATCSSPLSRNHTFGINLGRGMTLEETIAVTRQTAEGVKSCQSVADLARRYGVDMPITDTVVDIVHHGKPTLVALKELMGRSAKPERR; this is encoded by the coding sequence GTGACAGGTCCCGTGAAGGCAACCGTGTTCGGAACCGGCTCGTGGGGCACGGCCTTCGCCGTCGTGCTCGCCGACGCCGGCTGCGAGGTGACGATGTGGGGGCGCCGCCAGGAACTGGTGGACGCCGTCAACACCGACCGGACCAACCCGGACTACTTCCCCGGCGTCGAACTCCCCGCCAACATCCGGGCCACCACCGACCCGGCCGAGGCGGCCCGCGGCGCCGACTTCACCGTCCTCGCCGTCCCCTCCCAGACCCTGCGCGGCAACCTCGCCGAGTGGGCGCCCCTGCTGGCCCCCGACACCGTGCTCGTGTCCCTGATGAAGGGCATCGAACTCGGCACCGCCAAGCGGATGAGCGAGGTCATCGAGGAGGTGGCCAAGGTCCCCGCCGAGCGCGTCGCCGTGGTCACCGGCCCCAACCTGGCCCGCGAGATCGTCGCCCGCCAGCCCGCCGCCTCCGTGGTGGCCTGCGTGGACGACGCCGTGGCCCGGCGCCTCCAGGCCGCCTGCCACACCCCGTACTTCCGCCCGTACACGAGCACCGACGTCATCGGCTGTGAACTCGGCGGCGCCGTCAAGAACGTCATCGGCCTCGCCGTCGGCATCGCGGACGGCATGGGTCTCGGCGACAACACCAAGGGCTCGCTCATCACCCGAGGCCTCGCCGAAGCCACCCGCCTGGGCCTCGCGATGGGCGCCGACCCGCTCACCTTCTCCGGTCTCGCGGGTCTCGGCGACCTCGTCGCCACCTGTTCCTCGCCGCTCTCCCGCAACCACACCTTCGGCATCAACCTGGGCCGCGGGATGACCCTGGAGGAGACGATCGCGGTCACCCGGCAGACCGCGGAAGGGGTCAAGTCCTGCCAGTCCGTGGCGGATCTGGCACGCCGGTACGGAGTGGACATGCCGATCACCGACACGGTGGTCGACATCGTGCACCACGGGAAGCCCACGCTGGTCGCGCTCAAGGAACTCATGGGACGCAGCGCCAAACCGGAACGGCGCTGA
- a CDS encoding D-alanine--D-alanine ligase family protein, producing the protein MSSENLPQTPEQQGRKPRVAVVFGGRSSEHAISVVTAGAVLRSIDRSKYEVLPIGITTDGRWALTADEPSRMAIAERVLPSVEDLADSEDGSVVLSVDPANREVVYTEPGAVPKALGEVDVVFPVLHGPYGEDGTLQGLLELSGIPYVGSGVLASAVGQDKDYMKRVFTSFGLNVGPYVTVRPREWEADRSAATAKVLDFAAEHGWPLFVKPARAGSSIGITKVDDASGLDAAIEEARRHDPKIIVEALLRGREIECGVLEFEDGPRASVPAEIPPVSSHDFYDFEAKYIDSASGIVPAPLTDEQTAEVRRLAVEAFDAASCEGLVRADFFLTEDGTFVINEINTMPGFTPISMYPRMWQESGIEYPELVDRLIQAALRRSTGLR; encoded by the coding sequence ATGAGCAGCGAGAACCTCCCCCAGACCCCTGAGCAGCAGGGCCGCAAGCCCCGCGTGGCCGTCGTGTTCGGCGGCCGCAGCTCGGAACACGCCATCTCGGTCGTCACGGCGGGCGCCGTGCTGCGGTCCATCGACCGGTCCAAGTACGAGGTGCTGCCCATCGGCATCACCACGGACGGCCGGTGGGCGCTGACCGCCGACGAGCCCTCCCGCATGGCCATCGCCGAGCGGGTGCTCCCGAGCGTCGAGGACCTGGCCGACTCCGAGGACGGCAGCGTCGTCCTCTCCGTCGACCCGGCCAACCGCGAGGTCGTCTACACCGAACCGGGCGCCGTTCCCAAGGCCCTCGGCGAGGTGGACGTCGTCTTCCCCGTGCTGCACGGCCCGTACGGCGAGGACGGCACCCTCCAGGGCCTGCTGGAGCTCTCCGGCATCCCCTACGTCGGCTCGGGCGTCCTCGCCTCGGCCGTCGGCCAGGACAAGGACTACATGAAGCGGGTGTTCACGTCCTTCGGGCTGAACGTCGGCCCGTACGTGACCGTCCGCCCGCGCGAGTGGGAGGCCGACCGGTCGGCCGCCACCGCCAAAGTCCTGGACTTCGCCGCCGAACACGGCTGGCCGCTGTTCGTGAAGCCCGCCCGCGCGGGCTCCTCCATCGGCATCACCAAGGTGGACGACGCGTCCGGCCTGGACGCCGCCATCGAGGAGGCCCGCCGCCACGACCCGAAGATCATCGTGGAGGCGCTGCTGCGCGGCCGCGAGATCGAGTGCGGGGTCCTGGAGTTCGAGGACGGGCCGCGCGCGAGCGTCCCCGCCGAGATCCCGCCGGTCTCCAGCCACGACTTCTACGACTTCGAGGCGAAGTACATCGACTCCGCCTCCGGGATCGTCCCGGCGCCGCTCACCGACGAGCAGACCGCCGAGGTGCGCCGGCTCGCCGTCGAGGCGTTCGACGCCGCGTCCTGCGAGGGCCTGGTGCGTGCCGACTTCTTCCTCACGGAGGACGGCACCTTCGTCATCAACGAGATCAACACCATGCCGGGCTTCACGCCGATCTCCATGTACCCGCGCATGTGGCAGGAGTCGGGCATCGAGTACCCGGAGCTGGTGGACCGCCTGATCCAGGCAGCCCTGCGCCGCTCCACCGGGCTGCGCTAG
- a CDS encoding DUF3515 domain-containing protein, producing the protein MSLHRRPLRLLALPACAVLLALAGCSSGDAEARVDPPPKPPADVAGLCAALHEELPEKVAGLARTTTRPESDLTAAWGGSAIVLRCGIPKPPKMSDPKQDGVEVNGVGWLLEKLPADEDGGFRFTTGARLAYTEVRVDKEHATDAGMLVDLSAAIAKAVPVGISSY; encoded by the coding sequence ATGTCCCTCCACCGCCGGCCCCTGCGTCTACTGGCCCTGCCCGCCTGCGCGGTCCTGCTGGCCCTCGCCGGCTGTTCCTCGGGCGATGCCGAGGCCCGGGTGGATCCGCCGCCCAAGCCGCCCGCCGACGTCGCGGGGCTCTGTGCGGCACTGCACGAGGAGCTCCCGGAGAAGGTGGCCGGCCTGGCGCGGACCACCACCCGACCCGAGTCGGATCTGACCGCCGCGTGGGGCGGCTCGGCGATCGTACTGCGGTGCGGTATCCCCAAGCCGCCCAAGATGTCGGATCCGAAGCAGGACGGCGTCGAGGTCAACGGAGTCGGCTGGTTGCTGGAGAAGCTTCCCGCCGACGAGGACGGCGGTTTCCGGTTCACCACCGGGGCGCGGCTGGCGTACACGGAGGTCCGGGTCGACAAGGAGCATGCCACGGATGCGGGGATGCTGGTCGATCTCTCTGCGGCCATCGCCAAGGCCGTGCCCGTGGGCATCTCCTCGTACTGA
- a CDS encoding Lrp/AsnC family transcriptional regulator yields MVQAYILIQTEVGKASFVAESIGQIPGVIQAEDVTGPYDVIVRAQADTVDDLGRMVVAKVQQVEGITRTLTCPVVHL; encoded by the coding sequence GTGGTACAGGCGTACATCCTCATTCAGACCGAGGTGGGCAAGGCGTCGTTCGTCGCCGAGTCCATCGGCCAGATCCCGGGGGTGATCCAGGCCGAGGACGTGACGGGCCCGTACGACGTGATCGTGCGCGCCCAGGCGGACACCGTCGACGATCTCGGCCGCATGGTGGTCGCCAAGGTCCAGCAGGTGGAGGGGATCACCCGCACCTTGACCTGCCCGGTGGTCCATCTGTAG
- a CDS encoding thiamine-phosphate kinase yields MKGTVGELGEFGLIRELTSRLTTTPAVRLGPGDDAAVVSAPDRRVVASTDILLEGRHFRRDWSTAYDVGRKAAAQNLADIAAMGAVPTALLLGLVVPAELPVTWPTELMDGIRDECQVAGAAVVGGDVVRGDTITVAITALGDLRNHEPVLRSGAQPGDVVAVTGWLGWSAAGFAVLSRGFRSPRAFVEAHRRPEPPYHAGPAAAGLGATAMTDVSDGLVADLGHIAEASKVRIDLRSAAVDIPSQMHDIGQAVGVDPLQWVLTGGEDHAIVATFPPDVKLPARWKVIGEVQNRSAAPQVTVDGAPWTSTGGWDHFGADPAAEEPAR; encoded by the coding sequence ATGAAGGGCACTGTGGGCGAGCTGGGGGAGTTCGGGCTCATTCGAGAGCTCACCTCACGGCTCACCACCACCCCGGCGGTCCGGCTCGGACCCGGCGACGACGCCGCGGTGGTGTCGGCCCCCGACCGGCGGGTCGTGGCGAGCACGGACATCCTGCTGGAAGGCCGGCACTTCCGGCGCGACTGGTCGACGGCCTACGACGTCGGCCGCAAGGCCGCCGCGCAGAACCTCGCCGACATCGCGGCGATGGGCGCGGTGCCGACCGCACTGCTCCTCGGCCTCGTCGTCCCGGCGGAACTGCCGGTCACCTGGCCCACCGAGCTGATGGACGGCATCCGCGACGAATGCCAGGTCGCGGGCGCGGCCGTGGTCGGCGGAGACGTCGTACGGGGCGACACCATCACCGTCGCCATCACCGCCCTCGGGGACCTGCGCAACCACGAGCCCGTGCTGCGCTCCGGCGCCCAGCCCGGCGACGTGGTGGCCGTCACCGGCTGGCTGGGCTGGTCCGCGGCCGGTTTCGCGGTCCTCTCGCGCGGCTTCCGCTCCCCGCGGGCCTTCGTCGAGGCGCACCGGCGCCCGGAACCGCCGTACCACGCGGGCCCCGCCGCCGCCGGACTCGGCGCCACCGCCATGACCGACGTCAGCGACGGCCTGGTCGCGGACCTCGGTCACATCGCCGAGGCCAGCAAGGTACGAATCGACCTGCGCTCGGCGGCCGTCGACATCCCCAGCCAGATGCACGACATCGGCCAGGCCGTCGGCGTGGATCCGCTCCAGTGGGTGCTGACCGGGGGAGAGGACCACGCCATCGTGGCCACCTTCCCGCCCGACGTGAAACTGCCCGCCCGCTGGAAGGTCATCGGAGAGGTCCAGAACCGCTCCGCCGCCCCCCAGGTGACCGTGGACGGCGCACCCTGGACCAGCACCGGCGGCTGGGACCACTTCGGCGCCGACCCGGCCGCCGAGGAGCCCGCGCGATGA
- the thiD gene encoding bifunctional hydroxymethylpyrimidine kinase/phosphomethylpyrimidine kinase, whose protein sequence is MNRPPLCLTVAGSDSGGGAGIQADLKTMLALGVHGMSVVTAVTAQNSLGVHGAWELPAEAVTAQYRAVVDDIGVQAVKTGMLSSASLVETVAELLAGTPAPAVVDPVGVSKHGDALLADSALDAVREELLPRATVATPNLDEVTRLTGLVVETEDDMRRAADAILGHGPRWALIKGGHLRTHGDQAVDLLTDGADERWLRAPRHDNRHTHGTGCTLASAIAAGLAKGLDVPEAVTAAKEYVTGAIAAGFALGGGIGPVDHAWRWRA, encoded by the coding sequence ATGAACCGTCCGCCGCTGTGCCTGACCGTCGCCGGATCGGACTCCGGCGGCGGCGCGGGCATCCAGGCCGACCTCAAGACGATGCTGGCGCTCGGCGTGCACGGGATGAGCGTGGTGACCGCCGTGACGGCCCAGAACTCGCTCGGCGTGCACGGGGCCTGGGAACTGCCCGCGGAGGCCGTCACGGCCCAGTACCGGGCCGTGGTGGACGACATCGGCGTCCAGGCCGTCAAGACCGGGATGCTGTCCTCCGCGTCGCTGGTGGAGACGGTCGCCGAACTGTTGGCCGGCACCCCGGCCCCGGCGGTCGTGGACCCCGTCGGGGTCTCCAAGCACGGGGACGCGCTGCTCGCCGACTCGGCGCTGGACGCCGTACGCGAGGAACTCCTGCCGCGGGCCACCGTGGCCACCCCCAACCTCGACGAGGTGACCCGACTCACCGGCCTGGTGGTGGAGACGGAGGACGACATGCGGCGGGCGGCCGACGCGATCCTCGGTCACGGTCCCCGGTGGGCGCTGATCAAGGGCGGACACCTGCGGACCCACGGCGACCAGGCCGTGGACCTGCTCACCGACGGCGCCGACGAGCGGTGGCTGCGCGCACCCCGGCACGACAACCGGCACACCCACGGCACGGGCTGCACCCTCGCGAGCGCGATCGCGGCGGGCCTCGCCAAGGGACTCGACGTCCCCGAGGCCGTCACCGCGGCCAAGGAGTACGTCACCGGGGCCATCGCCGCCGGCTTCGCGCTCGGCGGCGGCATCGGCCCCGTGGACCACGCCTGGCGTTGGCGGGCCTGA
- the rpmB gene encoding 50S ribosomal protein L28, whose translation MAANCDVCAKGPSFGNSISHSHRRTSRRWNPNIQRVRAVVNGTPKRLNACTSCIKAGKVSR comes from the coding sequence GTGGCTGCCAACTGCGACGTTTGCGCCAAGGGGCCGAGCTTCGGCAACAGCATCTCCCACTCGCACCGCCGCACCTCGCGTCGCTGGAACCCGAACATCCAGCGCGTCCGTGCCGTGGTCAATGGGACGCCGAAGCGCCTCAACGCCTGCACCTCGTGCATCAAGGCCGGCAAGGTCTCGCGCTGA